The Mercurialis annua linkage group LG2, ddMerAnnu1.2, whole genome shotgun sequence genome contains a region encoding:
- the LOC126669531 gene encoding putative serine/threonine-protein kinase, with amino-acid sequence MTRGALEVSSPPTPNVPMEGSSLSSPSSSRNSSLFFFLGGIIFLITLLILIVVIWKFVKPAVSMRLLKRNKSNNKGASDFLSGSLRTVSYYDFQTLKKATNNFNPSNLLGRGGFGPVYRGKLGDGRVVAIKMLALEKSQQGESEFLSEVRMITSIQHKNLVRLLGCCSDGAQRLLVYEYMKNRSLDHIVYGKRDQFLDWNARFQIILGVARGLQYLHEDSHVRIVHRDIKASNILLDDKFQPRIGDFGLARFFPEDQAYLSTTFAGTLGYTAPEYAIRGELSEKADIYSFGVLVLEIISCRKNTDLTLSSEKQYLPEYAWKLYERSSVTDIVDPRMREHGFVEKDILHAVDVALLCLQPHANLRPPMSEIVAMLTWKKEMMGTPLKPAFLERRRPINDYLSWDTVSEVFPSPPLPSDCSSLPRLPN; translated from the exons ATGACTCGTGGAGCTTTGGAAG TGAGTTCTCCACCTACTCCTAACGTTCCGATGGAGGGCTCGTCGTTGTCATCGCCTTCTTCGTCGCGAAATTcatctctcttctttttcttgggagggataatttttttgataacacTACTCATTCTTATCGTAGTCATATGGAAATTTGTTAAACCGGCAGTATCGATGAGGTTGCTAAAGAGAAACAAAAGCAATAACAAAG GTGCTTCTGATTTTCTGAGTGGGAGCCTTCGAACGGTAAGCTATTACGATTTCCAGACGTTGAAGAAAGCTACTAATAATTTTAATCCGAGTAATCTTCTCGGAAGAGGCGGATTCGGGCCTGTCTATCGG GGAAAATTAGGCGATGGAAGAGTAGTCGCCATAAAAATGTTGGCGCTTGAAAAATCACAGCAAGGTGAATCGGAATTTCTCTCGGAAGTGAGGATGATCACAAGCATCCAACACAAGAACTTAGTTCGACTTCTTGGCTGTTGCTCTGATGGTGCTCAACGATTACTTGTCTATGAATACATGAAGAATCGGAGCTTGGACCACATCGTATACG gaaaaagagatcaattctTGGATTGGAACGCAAGGTTCCAAATAATTTTAGGCGTTGCACGAGGATTACAGTACCTACACGAGGATTCACACGTACGCATTGTTCATAGAGATATCAAAGCTAGTAACATTCTCCTTGATGATAAATTCCAACCAAGGATCGGAGATTTCGGCCTTGCCCGGTTTTTCCCAGAAGATCAAGCTTACCTCAGCACTACATTTGCAGGAACTCT GGGCTATACGGCTCCAGAGTATGCAATAAGAGGAGAGCTATCCGAAAAGGCAGACATTTACAGTTTTGGAGTGCTTGTGCTTGAAATCATCAGCTGCAGGAAAAACACGGATCTAACTCTTTCATCCGAAAAGCAGTATCTCCCTGAATAT GCATGGAAGTTATACGAGAGGTCTAGTGTGACTGATATAGTCGATCCTCGAATGCGAGAACATGGGTTCGTAGAAAAAGACATCTTGCACGCAGTAGACGTAGCTTTGTTGTGTCTTCAACCTCATGCGAACCTGAGGCCTCCGATGTCGGAAATTGTTGCCATGTTAACATGGAAAAAGGAAATGATGGGAACTCCTCTTAAGCCAGCTTTCTTAGAAAGAAGACGCCCCATAAATGATTATCTTTCTTGGGATACCGTATCCGAAGTTTTTCCTTCTCCTCCTCTGCCCAGTGATTGTTCATCATTACCCCGGCTACCAAATTGA
- the LOC126668776 gene encoding protein FAR1-RELATED SEQUENCE 5-like: protein MSGLSGEAKEIVRDMTAAQAKPCSIMAALKEKVPSDNPRIKQVYNYRETLRKSSFEGRDVVGQFYHMAQQNDYVHWTLAEEDTGVLTHIFMAHPDSVRLLRTYYWIIGMDSTYKTNKYKLPFLEIIGMTPCNKNFIIAYAIMKDETEGSYRWVLERLRCLIGEHIHPSAILTDRELGLMRPVSEVFPRSSHLLCTWHINKDVEDRVYRISGKNQEFAEIFKNSTWKKIIRAPSFDKYNIAVEHFRDRFKGFPGLIQYIEGTWLGHREKFVSCWTDLVLHFGNTTTCRVESAHAQLKQWLNSSTGALDTVWTKVDKVIQSQLIDIRKTLEDSRRTIGYIDAVFHLTSSHAECRITVWI from the exons ATGAGTGGGCTGAGTGGCGAGGCCAAAGAAATTGTGCGAGATATGACTGCGGCACAAGCGAAGCCGTGTTCTATCATGGCagctttaaaagaaaaagtaccATCTGACAACCCTAGAATAAAGCAAGTGTACAACTATAGAGAGACTTTGAGAAAGTCTAGCTTTGAGGGTAGAGATGTGGTTGGGCAATTTTATCACATGGCTCAGCAAAATGATTATGTACACTGGACTCTTGCTGAGGAGGATACAGGTGTGTTGACCCATATTTTCATGGCTCATCCTGATTCAGTGAGACTACTTCGTACGTACTACTGGATCATCGGCATGGACTCCACGTACAAGACGAACAAGTACAAGCTGCCTTTTTTGGAGATTATTGGAATGACTCCTTGCAACAAGAacttcataattgcatatgcaattatgaaggATGAGACTGAAGGGAGCTACAGATGGGTATTGGAGAGACTgag GTGCTTGATTGGGGAACATATTCATCCGAGCGCTATTCTTACTGATCGAGAATTGGGGCTTATGAGACCAGTGTCAGAGGTTTTCCCACGTTCTTCTCATCTACTATGTACGTGGCACATAAATAAGGACGTAGAAGATAGAGTGTACAGAATTAGTGGGAAAAACCAAGAGTTTGCTGAAATTTTCAAGAATAGTACATGGAAGAAAATTATCAGAGCGCCaagttttgataaatataacaTAGCTGTGGAGCACTTCAGAGATcggtttaaaggttttccaggGTTGATACAGTACATTGAGGGGACTTGGCTGGGACACAGAGAGAAGTTCGTATCTTGCTGGACGGACTTAGTCCTACATTTTGGAAACACCACCACATGTAGAGTCGAGAGCGCACATGCTCAGCTTAAGCAGTGGCTCAACTCTAGCACCGGTGCTCTGGACACAGTCTGGACGAAGGTCGACAAAGTTATACAGTCGCAGCTGATAGATATCCG CAAAACACTTGAGGACTCCAGACGGACTATTGGCTACATCGACGCGGTTTTCCATTTGACAAGCTCTCATGCAGAGTGTCGCATTACTGTCTGGATTTAA
- the LOC126670013 gene encoding nucleotide-sugar uncharacterized transporter 1 → MLFSSQILSFLVKKDGRKILKRKDSDAGERGKALEEVRSLLFNSVKRQEQRKCDPFVALSFNFVVAISIIFINKWVLQGAGFHFPICLSFIHYLISWILMALLKACSILPASPPSKSSLVSLFTLGFVMSLSTGLANVSLKYNSVGFYQMAKIAVTPSIVLLEFVWFGKRVSFTKVVALTVVSIGVSVATVTDLQFSVFGACIALAWIIPSAVNKILWSTLQQRENWTALALMWKTTPITLFFLASLVPFLDPPGVFSYQWNATNTSLVLVSAFLGFLLQWSGALALGATSAISHVVLGQFKTCVLLLGNYYIFDSNPGATSIFGAFTAIAGMSGYTYLNLHNMKSQTGKTSPQKSSATKSRLSRENGDSHDGYGGESV, encoded by the exons atgCTGTTTAGTAGTCAGATTTTGAGTTTCTTGGTTAAGAAAGATGGCAGGAAGATACTCAAACGAAAAGACAGTGATGCTGGTGAACGAG GAAAAGCTTTAGAAGAAGTTCGTTCTTTGTTGTTCAACAGTGTTAAGCGGCAAGAGCAACGCAAATGTGATCCTTTTGTTGCTCTTTCATTCAATTTTGTGGTTGCTATTAgtattattttcattaataaatgG GTGCTTCAAGGAGCTGGATTTCATTTCCCAATTTGCTTAAGttttattcattatttaatAAGTTGGATATTGATGGCCCTTTTGAAAGCATGTTCTATTCTTCCTGCTTCTCCTCCTTCGAAATCCAGTCTTGTATCCTTGTTTACTCTCGGCTTTGTCATGTCTCTATCCACGGGCCTTGCTAATGTCAGCTTGAAGTACAACAg TGTTGGTTTCTATCAGATGGCTAAGATTGCTGTTACACCTTCAATTGTTTTACTGGAATTCGTATGGTTTGGAAAGCGTGTTTCTTTCACTAAG GTTGTTGCCCTTACAGTTGTGTCTATTGGTGTTTCTGTTGCAACAGTAACTGATTTGCAATTCAGCGTTTTTGGTGCATGTATAGCATTGGCATGGATAATTCCCAGTGCTGTCAATAAAATCCTCTGGTCCACTCTGCAGCAGCGAGAAAACTGGACAGCATTAGC GTTAATGTGGAAGACAACACCAATCACTTTGTTTTTCCTGGCTTCTTTGGTTCCATTCTTAGATCCGCCAGGTGTCTTCTCCTATCAATGGAATGCCACTAACACATCATTGGTTCTTGTGTCAGCTTTTCTGGGGTTCTTGCTTCAATGGTCAGGCGCTTTAGCACTCGG GGCAACGTCTGCCATTTCACACGTAGTTCTTGGTCAATTCAAAACATGCGTTTTGCTTCTCGGAAACTATTATATCTTTGACTCGAATCCAGGAGCCACCAgcatttttggtgcatttacagCCATTGCGGGTATGTCCGGTTACACTTACCTCAATTTACACAATATGAAATCACAAACAGGAAAAACATCTCCGCAGAAGTCGTCTGCGACAAAATCTAGGCTGAGTCGAGAGAATGGAGATAGCCATGATGGATATGGCGGAGAATCTGTGTAG
- the LOC126666806 gene encoding uncharacterized protein LOC126666806, with translation MAEERGSIAFYSQLRPPALDIFTCPVLATSSGDELPMTDGVSYNYNCRAIPTEALTTLIKHPKLKSEANEDDVRTGRLSGFVFVSERDNGLETLHIGLRFGDGDGIPIVKVFSLADVYGTFNGIRMEDSGCIAGGHSLVYVSTMERPVERRQPWTAVYKTNLLTGITERLTPSGVSDLSPSVSPSGEKVAVASFQGKGWTGEIEDMKTDIYVMNIDRNPLDRKRVIQNGGWPTWGSDNVIFFHRFVVKGGDAKNDFWAVFRADISTGRIDQVTPDGFDAMTPAAVDATKVAVATKRQESNYSRHIEIFDSNVPDQSVKITQIIRPEADHFNPFVMDGGDRIGYHRSRVEPLPSGEQSNINLQKFSSPHKDVGLFRVPGNFPAFSKDGSKLAFVDSELKSVWVADNQGLRVVYTTKTSNIFAPVWNSNPDKDLLYILMGASIVAEEVQICAISEVSKGVGQFRQLTFGSSNNALPSTNEAGTKLVFRSTRDGGDEKHKNLYIMDAEKGESSEITRLTNGAWTDTQCQWAPKGDWIVFSSTRDKPSQAPATDHGLDPGYYAVYIVNAENSKVVRVVTSMDDIAGHVNHPFFSPDMKSIVVSADLAAMSVDPVSLPMINHSGRPFGDIFTVDIDSDDLKKNEDLKNFVRLTHSRYENSIATWTGFPLGDQIAKWNMLSNNSYSPKCPYLNSDGGKN, from the exons ATGGCAGAGGAGAGAGGTAGCATAGCCTTCTACTCACAACTCAGACCACCGGCGCTGGACATATTTACTTGTCCGGTTCTGGCAACATCAAGCGGAGATGAGCTTCCCATGACTGACGGAGTCTCCTACAATTACAACTGCCGAGCCATTCCGACAGAAGCTCTCACGACACTTATCAAGCATCCCAAACTAAAATCAGAAGCCAACGAGGATGACGTTAGAACGGGCCGTCTCTCGGGGTTTGTTTTCGTGTCCGAACGAGACAACGGCCTCGAGACGCTTCATATCGGACTCCGCTTCGGTGACGGTGACGGAATACCTATAGTTAAGGTGTTCAGTTTGGCTGATGTCTATGGCACGTTCAATGGCATTCGCATGGAAGACAGTGGCTGCATTGCCGGTGGGCATTCTCTCGTCTATGTCAGTACCATGGAACGTCCGGTAGAACGTCGGCAGCCTTGGACTGccgtttacaaaaccaatctctTGACCGGAATAACCGAACGCCTTACTCCATCAG GAGTAAGTGATCTGAGCCCTTCTGTGTCTCCATCTGGAGAAAAGGTAGCAGTGGCTTCATTTCAGGGAAAGGGTTGGACTGGTGAGATTGAAGATATGAAGACTGATATTTATGTGATGAACATAGATCGGAATCCATTAGATCGCAAGAGAGTGATCCAAAATGGCGGGTGGCCAACATGGGGAAGTGACAATGTCATATTTTTCCATCGATTTGTAGTAAAAGGTGGAGACGCGAAAAATGATTTTTGGGCTGTGTTCCGAGCCGATATTAGCACCGGTCGAATCGATCAAGTGACGCCGGATGGATTCGACGCGATGACTCCCGCCGCCGTTGATGCCACCAAAGTGGCTGTGGCAACTAAGCGCCAAGAATCAAACTACAGTCGACATATTGAGATTTTTGATTCAAATGTTCCAGACCAATCTGTGAAAATAACTCAGATTATCAGACCAGAAGCTGACCATTTCAACCCCTTTGTCATGGATGGAGGAGACCGCATTGGCTATCATCGTAGCAGAGTCGAACCTCTCCCG AGTGGAGAGCAAAGCAACATAAATCTCCAAAAGTTCAGCTCGCCACATAAAGATGTTGGACTATTTAGGGTGCCTGGTAATTTTCCCGCATTTTCTAAAGACGGATCCAAACTCGCATTCGTTGACAGCGAGCTTAAATCCGTCTGGGTAGCCGACAATCAAGGCTTGCGCGTTGTCTACACG ACAAAAACTTCAAACATCTTCGCACCTGTTTGGAACTCAAATCCTGACAAAGATTTGCTGTATATTTTGATGGGAGCTTCTATTGTGGCCGAAGAAGTGCAAATCTGTGCTATCTCCGAAGTATCCAAAGGTGTCGGACAGTTTCGACAACTCACATTCGGCTCGTCAAATAATGCCCTCCCATCCACCAATGAAGCTG GGACGAAATTAGTTTTCCGATCAACAAGGGATGGAGGAGacgaaaaacataaaaatctatACATAATGGATGCGGAAAAAGGAGAAAGCAGCGAGATCACAAGGCTAACAAATGGTGCCTGGACTGACACACAATGCCAATGGGCTCCGAAGGGAGATTGGATAGTGTTCTCATCGACTCGTGATAAACCTAGCCAGGCACCAGCGACTGACCATGGTCTCGATCCAGGGTATTATGCGGTGTACATTGTGAAcgcggaaaattcaaaagtggtcAGAGTTGTAACAAGCATGGATGATATTGCGGGGCATGTGAACCATCCATTTTTCAGTCCCGACATGAAGAGCATTGTTGTGTCTGCGGATCTTGCTGCTATGTCTGTTGATCCAGTTTCCTTACCTATGATTAATCACTCGGGGAGGCCTTTCGGAGATATCTTCACCGTTGATATTGACTCTGATGATCTGAAAAAGAACGAGGATCTGAAAAATTTTGTTCGCCTCACACATAGTAGATATGAGAATTCTATTGCAACTTGGACCGGGTTTCCACTGGGGGATCAAATTGCAAAAtggaacatgctttccaataattcTTACTCCCCAAAATGCCCTTACTTGAATTCTGATGGAGGTAAAAATTAG
- the LOC130015141 gene encoding uncharacterized protein LOC130015141: MADDPVLDRVDPLGTTVTDANLVGGVSASGRTSVITGLTPPANAQVGGSRASGSGAGFVPLHGSENYPRANPFASDPSHTHLSTPGTTVPQSFLHNTFCTRRSRCTLQSCPSTTQVTIPRPPLWPHRPELLSFRMVVFREKKVAMGVQSVSDATVCKVFPSTLSDAAQKWYQNLKEGSITSFRELAMAFKTHFAPSIERKKRSSDLKKCFQKPGESLKAYIARGNKPFNVQTSPPGTGPGPKPSFSIGGGTEGYVDRAGVPRQYVPLNTPREQILSWIKHNNEEIRYPPRLVKDGDRSKFCDFHDGYGHETEECGRGTSESEYGRKRRKKKQKMVMSVSAGSPWPNIVFGPEDAKGVDFPHEDALIVSAIIGSKWVKRLLVDDGSSVNLLTLPVFLTMGGSKTDLKPVNIPLLGLGGAPVTPEGMVELDLELGIEIPQEDGTEGILAEPTRKLGVDWPDEHREAIIARIKQYVEEFTNKPEDIGGVDPKIISHKLNVDAKCKPVKQKKRTFSLEKQIAIRDEVEKLLKAGFIRKVDYPEWLANVVLIKKSNGIEEHAADLAETFEKLKGFNLKLNPEKCVFAVRSGKFLGHLISEKGIEANPEKIEAVMSMKAPSSVKEWTEECNAAFEELKVYLSTPPVLGRPEPGEILYLYLSVNDETAAAVLVKEDKGLQTPVYYLSRVLKGPEVAAEKLRRYFEAHIIVVRTNQPLRKALQRPEMSGRLVSWSVQLGGYDIRYEPRPALKAQVLADFIAETTASDQPEEPDEQLLRWVLEVDGASNLEGSGAGVVLKGPHGVTLRSSVKFDFPASNNAAEYEALLIGLRMVNVVKAEQVTIRSDSQLVVCQTLATVNEKIPGVHFSVQKHSSIDNYETIFLTQPLENWMQGIAHYLMDGTLPENRDKAYKILRQAPYYAFLDGVLYRKSFTHPWSRCLTAEEGEYVLREIHEGICGAHIAPRMLAKKAVLQGYYWPLMVKQAEEIVKKCENCQRHQNIRHAPTTEQCPITMAVDHFTKWLEVEAVSTITEARIRDFFWRQIVCRFGIPRALVTDNGKQFNCRAFKEFCSDLHIDLRFTSVVHPQSNGMTEVTNRTILKGLKARLGEFDRQWLEELPKLAIWSYDGQTLLRETRE, from the exons atggctgatgatcctgttttggacaGGGTAGATCCTCTGGGAACTACGGTTACCGACGCTAACTTGGTTGGGGGAGTCTCTGCTagtggtcggacctctgtgatcactggTTTAACTCCTCCGGCGAATGCTCAGGTGGGAGGATCCAGGGCCTCCGGCAGTGGAGCTGGATTTGTGCCTTTGCACGGGTCGGAAAACTATCCAAGGGCGAACCCTTTTGCTTCAGATCCAAGTCACACCCACTTATCAACCCCAGGAACCACCGTGCCTCAGAGTTTCCTCCACAATACCtt CTGCACCAGGCGCAGCAGATGCACTTTGCAGTCATGTCCCAGTActacccaagttacaatccctcGGCCACCCCTGTGGCCGCACCGCCCAGAGCTTCTGAGTTTCAGGATGGTCGTCTtccgagagaagaag GTTGCCATGGGAGTTCAAAGTGTCTCGGACGCCACGGTGTGCAAAGTTTTCCCTTCAACGTTGAGTGATGCAGCGCAAAAAtggtaccagaacctcaaggagggctctattacCAGTTTCAGGGAGCTCGCCATGGCTTTCAAAACCCATTTTGCCCCGAGcatcgaacgaaagaaaagatccagtgatttgaAGAAGTGTTTTCAAAAACCGGGAGAAAGTTTAAAAGCTTACATTGCtcg AGGTAACAAGCCGTTCAATGTTCAGACCAGTCCGCCGGGTACGGGGCCTGGACCTAAGCCAAGTTTCAGTATTGGaggaggaacggaaggataTGTGGACCGAGCAGGAGTACCGAGACAATACGTGCCACTTAACACGCCAAGAGAGCAGATTCTGTCctggatcaagcacaacaacGAAGAGATTCGTTATCCACCAAGGCTAGTGAAAGATGGAGACCGATCCAAGTTCTGTGATTTTCATGATGGTTATGGCCACGAAACGGAGGAATGTGGAC GGGGAACCTCAGAATCTGAGTACGGTCGCAAgcgcagaaagaaaaagcaaaagatggtcaTGTCGGTATCTGCTGGGTCGCCatggcctaacattgttttcgggCCAGAGGATGCGAAAGGAGTAGATTTTCCTCATGAAGACGCCTTGATCGTGTCAGCCATCATTGGATCGAAATGGGTAAAACGATTGCTAGTGGACGATGGAAGTtcggttaacttgttgactctgCCAGTTTTTCTGACAATGGGAGGATCCAAGACGGACCTCAAGCCTGTGAACATTCCTCTCCTGGGGCTGGGGGGAGCTCCGGTCACCCCAGAGGGCATGGTCGAGCTGGATCTGGAGCTCGGCATCGAAATACCTCAGGAGGACGGAACAGAGGGAatcctggcggaaccaacacggaag CTGGGGGTAGATTGGCCAGACGAGCACCGGGAGgctatcatagctcggataaaacagtaCGTGGAGGAGTTCACTAACAAGCCAGAGGATATTGGGGGGGTAGACCCTAAGATCATCTCGCACAAGTTAAATGTGGATGCGAAATGCaagcctgtcaagcaaaagaaaagaactttctctctagagaaacagatTGCTATCCGAGATGAAGTGGAGAAGCTCTTGAAAGCCGGGTTCATCAGGAAAGTAGACTACCCTGAATGGCTGGCTAATGTAGTCTTGATCAAGAAGTCCAACg GGATCGAGGAACATGCAGCGGATCtggcagaaacttttgaaaagctgaagGGTTTTAACCTCAAGCTGAACCCAGAAAAATGTGTCTTCGCAGTCCGCTCTGGGAAATTTCTAGGGCATCTCATCTCGGAAAAAGGCATTGAGGCCAACCCGGAGAAAATCGAGGCAGTAATGAGCATGAAAGCACCCAGCTCGGTGAAAGAG tggacagagGAGTGTAACGCAGCTTTTGAAGAGCTGAAGGTTTACCTTAGCACACCCCCGGTGCTGGGTAGACCTGAGCCTGGGGAAATCTTATACTTGTATCTCTCGGTGAATGACGAAACAGCAGCGGCAGTCCTGGTAAAGGAGGATAAGGGTCTGCAAACCCCGGTTTATTATCTCAGCagggtcttgaaaggcccggag GTGGCGGCGGAAAAACTAAGGAGATATTTCGAGGCTCACATCATTGTAGTACGTacgaaccaacctctgagaaaggcGCTGCAGAGGCCAGAAATGTCGGGACGGCTAGTCAGTTGGTCGGTCCAGCTGGGAGGATATGACATCCGGTACGAACCAAGACcggctctgaaagcacaagtaCTGGCAGATTTCATAGCTGAGACCACTGCAAGCGACCAACCTGAAGAACCTGACGAACAACTCCTACGGTGGGTATTAGAAGTCGACGGGGCATCAAATCTAGAAGGATCCGGGGCAGGcgtagtcttgaaaggcccCCACGGAGTCACACTCCGAAGCTCGGTAAAATTTGATTTCCCGGCATCCAACAATGCCGCGGAATATGAGGCTCTGTTGATTGGATTGAGAATGGTAAACGTGGTCAAAGCCGAACAAGTAACGATAAGGAGTGATTCTCAGTTAGTCGTTTGTCAAACTCtgg caacagtgaACGAAAAGATACCAGGAGTCCATTTCTCTGTTCAAAAGCATTCCAGTATCGACAACTATGAAACCATTTTTCTAACTCAGCCTTTGGAAAACTGGATGCAAGGTATAGCCCACTACCTGATGGATGGAACTCTGCCAGAAAACAGAGATAAAGCTTACAAAATTTTGCGACAAGCTCCGTACTACGCGTTCCTCGACGGAGTCTTGTACAGAAAATCATTCACCcacccgtggtcgagatgcTTGACAGCGGAGGAAGGAGAGTATGTGTTGAGAGAGATACATGAGGGTATTTGCGGGGCACACATAGCTCCTCGCATGTTGGCCAAGAAAGCAGTATTGCAGGGCTACTACTGGCCCCTGATGGTTAAGCAAGCagaggagatagtaaagaaGTGTGAGAACTGCCAGAGACACCAGAACATCCGACATGCTCCTACTACAGAGCAGTGTCCTATTACaa tggcagtagatcacTTCACTAAGTGGCtcgaggtagaggcagtgagCACCATCACGGAAGCTCGGATTCGGGATTTCTTCTGGAGACAAATTGTGTGTCGTTTCGGTATACCCAGAGCGTTGGTAACTGATAACGGAAAGCAGTTCAACTGCCGAGCCTTCAAGGAATTTTGCAGCGACTTGCACATTGACCTGCGCTTCACGTCAGTAGTTCACCCGCAGAGCAATGGGATGACTGAAGTAACCAACCGGACGATCCTAAAAGGGCTCAAGGCCAGGCTAGGGGAGTTCGATAGacagtggctggaagagctaccgaag TTGGCGATCTGGTCCTACGACGGGCAGACATTACTAAGGGAAACGCGGGAGTAG